The following are from one region of the Littorina saxatilis isolate snail1 linkage group LG4, US_GU_Lsax_2.0, whole genome shotgun sequence genome:
- the LOC138964460 gene encoding 5-aminolevulinate synthase-like — protein MKLACPFLNKFSMSGIRQCAPQLLNMAKSCPIMSRTKVAAHSSAAANAGGSSNNAGSDATSGTKRAVSTTTTSSSATGLAAEGATSKCPFLSNDMTIRMTSQAQQDDAIQMEEDPVEEQGPTFNYEDFFATELEKKKRDHTYRTFRKVMRAGPAFPHALESTNGEKDITVWCSNDYHGMSWHPAVLQAVRGALDKHGAGAGGTRNISGNSPLHEELEKLVADLHQKEAGLVFTSCYVANDTTLFTLGKALPNLHYFSDAGNHASMIHGIKTSGAPKHIFRHNDPLHLEEMLRKVDPNVPKIVAFETVHSMDGSICPTNELCDVAHKYGALTFVDEVHAVGLYGHHGAGVGEQDNCLHKMDIISGTLGKAFGNMGGYIASSSKLIDMIRSYGAGFIFTTSLPPTVLAGCSASIKVLASDEGRELRSQQQNNVRYIRDKLVEAGLPAMHSPSHIIPIHVGDAEVSAAVSNELMERFGIYVQAINYPTVARGSERLRLAPTAHHTQEMMDYFVESVTTVWREAGLPMFQRAHPKACESCKQELSLPKLYGAEPICMRSNCTYQSMQATLA, from the exons ATGAAACTCGCCTGCCCTTTCCTCAACAAGTTCTCCATGAGTGGGATCCGCCAGTGCGCCCCTCAGCTGCTGAACATGGCCAAGAGCTGCCCCATCATGTCACGCACCAAGGTGGCTGCACACTCCAGCGCTGCCGCCAACGCCGGTGGATCCAGCAACAACGCTGGTAGTGACGCGACGTCAGGAACCAAGAGAGCTGtgtccaccaccaccaccagctcCTCTGCCACTGGGCTGGCTGCCGAAG GAGCGACCTCCAAGTGCCCGTTCCTGAGCAACGATATGACGATACGCATGACCAGCCAGGCCCAGCAGGACGATGCTATCCAGATGGAGGAAGACCCTGTAGAGGAGCAAG GCCCAACCTTCAACTACGAGGACTTCTTTGCCACGGAGCTGGAGAAGAAGAAGCGGGACCACACATACCGCACATTCCGCAAGGTGATGCGCGCCGGCCCCGCCTTTCCCCACGCCCTGGAGAGCACCAACGGAGAGAAGGACATCACCGTGTGGTGCAGCAACGACTACCACGGCATGAGCTGGCATCCCGCCGTCCTCCAGGCTGTGAG GGGTGCTCTGGACAAGCATGGCGCCGGAGCTGGGGGAACACGCAACATTTCCGGCAACTCCCCGCTGCATGAGGAGCTAGAGAAGCTGGTTGCCGATCTGCACCAGAAGGAGGCTGGCCTCGTTTTCACTTCCTGTTACGTGGCCAACGACACCACTCTCTTCACCCTGGGCAAGGCTTTGCCAA ACCTGCACTATTTCTCGGACGCTGGCAACCATGCCTCCATGATTCACGGCATCAAGACCAGTGGGGCACCCAAACATATCTTCCGCCACAACGACCCCCTGCATCTGGAGGAGATGCTCCGCAAGGTGGACCCCAATGTGCCCAAGATCGTGGCCTTCGAGACTGTACATTCCATGGATG GGTCCATCTGCCCGACCAATGAGCTGTGTGACGTTGCCCACAAGTACGGTGCCCTCACCTTTGTGGACGAGGTTCACGCTGTGGGCTTGTACGGCCACCATGGAGCGGGTGTGGGAGAACAGGACAACTGTCTACACAAGATGGACATCATCTCTGGCACCTTGG GCAAGGCGTTTGGCAACATGGGCGGCTACATCGCGAGCTCTAGCAAGCTGATTGACATGATACGTAGCTACGGCGCTGGTTTCATCTTCACCACCTCCCTACCGCCCACCGTACTTGCTGGATGTTCAGCCTCCATCAAG GTGCTGGCGAGTGATGAGGGGCGAGAGCTCCGCTCCCAGCAGCAGAACAACGTGCGCTACATCCGTGACAAGCTGGTGGAGGCCGGACTCCCTGCCATGCACAGCCCCAGCCACATCATTCCCATCCAT GTAGGAGACGCTGAGGTGTCCGCAGCCGTGTCCAACGAATTGATGGAGCGCTTTGGCATCTACGTCCAAGCCATCAACTACCCGACCGTGGCCCGTGGCAGCGAGCGTCTACGTCTGGCCCCGACTGCCCACCACACTCAGGAAATGATGGATTACTTCGTGGAGTCTGTGACGACAGTCTGGCGTGAAGCGGGCCTGCCCATGTTCCAGCGGGCCCATCCCAAGGCCTGCGAGAGCTGCAAGCAAGAACTCTCCCTGCCCAAGCTGTACGGCGCCGAGCCTATCTGTATGAGGTCCAACTGCACCTATCAGAGCATGCAGGCCACCTTGGCTTGA